A single Sporosarcina sp. FSL W8-0480 DNA region contains:
- the map gene encoding type I methionyl aminopeptidase, whose product MIVKNNEEIEALKKIGRIVAEIREAMKEATVPGMTTKELDELGGRLFAEHGAVSAPIDQYDFPGYTCISVNHEVAHGIPGSRVIQDGDLVNIDVSGSYNGYFADTGISFVVGTADEKKQLLCDVAKRAFDRAMTKVKAGSSLNQIGKAVEREAKDNGLKVIKNLTGHGIGTSLHEEPQHVLNYYDAWDKTLMKEGMVLAVEPFISEKAEHIIELGDGWTFVTPDKSLVAQIEHTIIVTKDEPIILTQI is encoded by the coding sequence ATGATTGTTAAAAATAATGAAGAAATTGAAGCGTTAAAAAAAATCGGACGAATTGTTGCGGAAATTCGTGAGGCGATGAAGGAAGCGACCGTTCCCGGCATGACAACTAAAGAGTTGGATGAGTTAGGTGGACGTCTTTTTGCTGAGCACGGAGCTGTTTCGGCACCTATCGATCAGTATGATTTTCCTGGATATACATGCATCAGCGTTAATCACGAGGTCGCTCATGGAATTCCGGGCTCACGCGTCATTCAGGACGGTGATCTTGTAAACATTGATGTTTCAGGATCGTACAATGGATACTTTGCGGATACGGGCATTTCATTTGTCGTGGGTACCGCTGATGAAAAGAAACAGTTGCTTTGTGATGTTGCGAAGCGTGCATTTGACCGTGCGATGACGAAGGTGAAAGCGGGGTCCAGTCTGAACCAGATTGGAAAGGCTGTTGAAAGAGAAGCGAAGGACAATGGGCTTAAGGTGATTAAGAATTTGACTGGCCATGGTATTGGTACTTCGTTGCATGAGGAGCCTCAGCATGTTTTGAATTATTATGATGCTTGGGATAAGACGTTGATGAAGGAAGGTATGGTTTTGGCGGTTGAGCCGTTCATTTCTGAGAAGGCTGAGCATATTATTGAGCTTGGTGATGGATGGACGTTTGTTACTCCGGATAAGTCGCTTGTTGCACAAATTGAGCATACGATTATTGTGACGAAGGATGAGCCGATTATATTGACGCAGATATAA
- the thiT gene encoding energy-coupled thiamine transporter ThiT has protein sequence MDRKRLQFLLEVAIFGALSFVLDLLVLFKMPQGGSITLSMLPIIVIAFRWGILGGMLTGLITGLLQVISGAYVLNIYQAALDYFVAYSVVGLAAVTLGWLLSSRKSGNKRSMVSAIVIGTVIGGVLRFLAHFIGGVVFFAEFAGDQPVWLYSLVYNASYMIPSIILCAIVAVPLFTTAPRLIQRAA, from the coding sequence TTGGATCGTAAACGTCTACAATTTTTATTAGAGGTTGCTATTTTTGGTGCACTATCATTCGTCTTGGATTTGCTCGTTTTGTTCAAAATGCCTCAAGGCGGATCAATCACATTATCGATGCTGCCGATCATCGTCATCGCGTTCAGATGGGGAATACTTGGCGGAATGTTAACAGGATTAATTACCGGATTGTTACAGGTAATTAGCGGGGCATATGTGTTGAATATCTACCAAGCGGCACTCGATTATTTTGTTGCTTATTCGGTGGTAGGGCTCGCAGCAGTTACATTAGGCTGGTTGCTTAGTAGTAGAAAATCGGGGAATAAACGATCGATGGTTTCGGCAATCGTTATTGGAACTGTAATTGGAGGAGTATTACGATTCCTTGCCCATTTTATCGGAGGAGTTGTTTTCTTCGCCGAATTCGCAGGAGATCAGCCAGTATGGTTGTATTCACTTGTGTATAACGCTTCGTATATGATTCCTTCAATCATCCTTTGTGCGATTGTAGCAGTACCTTTATTCACAACTGCTCCAAGACTTATTCAAAGGGCGGCATAA
- a CDS encoding tryptophan-rich sensory protein, with the protein MSRIIMMTISLFAVIIVNVIARFFSLNGATTSEIANRLPILFIPADYVLLILGVIVVLLFYWIFNFNKAGRKLSNTYQNRVASLFILCCLLHIAWIFLWHYGLFNWTVVVKLALLSLLLAFYFSYPKRENRLLGRIPFSLLVGWGVISTIANVSYTLMINDWSGMGLSDPLWTVIYLTISTAFALHFMYHHRDYVMNLVFVWAFIGIAFRNGTEELFISAAASFLCATIITCIFLFSGKNTDNKNRVGA; encoded by the coding sequence ATGTCTAGAATCATCATGATGACTATAAGTTTATTCGCAGTCATTATTGTGAATGTAATAGCAAGATTTTTTTCATTGAATGGGGCTACAACGAGTGAAATTGCGAATAGGTTGCCTATTCTCTTTATCCCTGCTGATTATGTGCTGCTCATTTTGGGCGTAATAGTTGTCCTGCTTTTTTACTGGATTTTCAATTTCAATAAAGCGGGGCGAAAGTTAAGTAATACGTACCAAAACCGTGTGGCTTCACTTTTTATACTATGTTGCCTATTGCACATTGCTTGGATTTTTTTATGGCATTACGGATTGTTCAACTGGACGGTCGTTGTAAAGCTTGCACTTCTATCTTTATTGCTTGCCTTTTACTTTTCCTATCCGAAAAGGGAAAACCGATTACTTGGAAGAATTCCGTTCAGCCTGTTAGTTGGTTGGGGCGTCATTTCGACCATTGCAAACGTCAGTTATACACTTATGATTAACGACTGGTCCGGAATGGGCTTAAGTGATCCACTTTGGACGGTCATCTATTTAACCATCTCTACTGCGTTCGCACTACATTTTATGTACCACCACCGAGATTATGTAATGAATCTTGTTTTCGTTTGGGCTTTCATCGGAATTGCCTTTAGAAACGGGACCGAGGAGTTGTTCATATCGGCAGCTGCAAGCTTCTTATGTGCAACAATCATTACATGCATCTTCTTATTCTCAGGAAAAAATACGGATAATAAAAATAGAGTAGGTGCCTGA
- a CDS encoding M3 family oligoendopeptidase, which yields MQTKEEYSQVWDLDVFFKGGSDSEELRQHLDAVKVQIGTLEELAKTTETPVSKNDAAQVLNVLEEITNTGKNLREAGAVIGCFTAADIKDKKALVLQSEMGSLGARYSTVILKFQQTITKAEENVWNELLESEQLSPFAFVLNEWREQVKLKLSEKEESLITALSVDGYNAWGQLYNQLVGDIKIEMTVDGVEKKLSVGQANNLGSHPDAAVRKEVFEKLEDAWKAKEDFFASTLNHLAGFRLAVYEKRGWDNVLAEPLMRNRMSQETLDAMWGAISANKAPFADFLKYKAKMLGDEKINWYDMSAPVTSSTKEMSYQEGAEFILEHFGKFGPELEAFSRKAFEDSWIEAEDRADKRPGGFCTGMPVSEQSRIFMTYSGSMSNVATLAHELGHAFHSYALRPVHYMNRQYAMGVAETASTFAEMIVADASVKAAETEEEKLALLEDKIQRSVAFFMNIHARFLFETRFYEERKNGVVPASRLNELMEEAQHEAYAGALDSTHPHFWASKLHFYITGTPFYNFPYTFGYLFSLSIYAKALTEGESFEQKYMALLRDTAVMSVEDLAMKHLGEDITKEEFWAKGVALCVQDVEEFLKIASEER from the coding sequence ATGCAGACAAAAGAAGAATATTCACAGGTATGGGATTTAGATGTTTTTTTCAAAGGGGGAAGTGATTCCGAGGAACTTCGTCAACACCTTGATGCGGTAAAAGTACAAATTGGTACATTGGAAGAGCTTGCAAAAACTACAGAGACACCGGTATCCAAAAACGATGCGGCTCAAGTATTAAACGTACTTGAGGAAATCACGAACACAGGTAAAAATTTAAGAGAAGCAGGAGCTGTTATTGGCTGCTTCACTGCTGCAGATATAAAAGACAAAAAAGCACTTGTGCTCCAGTCAGAAATGGGCTCATTGGGTGCACGATATTCAACAGTCATTTTGAAATTCCAACAAACGATTACTAAAGCTGAAGAGAATGTGTGGAATGAATTATTAGAATCAGAACAGTTATCTCCATTTGCATTTGTATTAAACGAATGGCGCGAACAAGTAAAGTTGAAGTTATCTGAGAAAGAGGAAAGTCTGATAACGGCGTTAAGCGTTGATGGATACAATGCATGGGGACAACTATACAACCAATTGGTCGGAGACATCAAAATTGAAATGACTGTTGACGGTGTTGAGAAAAAGCTTTCCGTTGGGCAAGCAAATAACTTAGGCTCTCATCCGGATGCAGCAGTTCGTAAGGAAGTATTTGAAAAGCTTGAAGATGCATGGAAAGCGAAAGAGGACTTCTTTGCATCGACATTGAATCATTTGGCTGGCTTCCGTTTGGCGGTTTATGAAAAACGCGGATGGGATAATGTCTTAGCCGAGCCGCTAATGCGCAACAGAATGAGCCAAGAGACATTGGATGCAATGTGGGGTGCAATCAGTGCCAATAAAGCTCCATTCGCCGACTTTTTGAAATACAAAGCGAAAATGCTTGGTGATGAGAAGATTAATTGGTACGATATGAGCGCTCCTGTTACATCTTCTACAAAAGAAATGTCCTATCAGGAGGGCGCAGAATTTATTCTTGAGCATTTCGGGAAATTCGGTCCTGAACTTGAGGCGTTTTCTCGTAAAGCATTCGAAGACAGCTGGATTGAGGCGGAAGATCGTGCGGATAAACGTCCAGGGGGCTTCTGTACAGGAATGCCGGTTTCTGAACAATCCCGTATTTTCATGACATATAGTGGTTCTATGTCGAATGTTGCTACACTTGCTCATGAATTAGGACATGCTTTCCATTCATACGCATTACGACCTGTGCATTATATGAACCGACAATATGCGATGGGAGTAGCGGAGACGGCTTCAACATTTGCTGAAATGATTGTTGCAGACGCATCTGTGAAAGCTGCTGAAACAGAAGAGGAAAAACTTGCTTTGCTTGAGGATAAAATACAACGAAGTGTGGCATTCTTCATGAATATCCATGCGCGTTTCCTATTTGAAACTCGTTTCTATGAAGAGCGTAAAAATGGGGTCGTACCAGCCTCACGCTTAAACGAATTAATGGAAGAAGCACAACATGAGGCTTATGCAGGTGCACTTGATTCAACTCATCCGCATTTCTGGGCTTCCAAGCTTCATTTCTATATTACAGGTACGCCTTTCTATAACTTCCCATATACATTTGGCTACCTATTCTCCTTAAGCATTTATGCGAAGGCGTTAACAGAAGGGGAATCATTTGAACAGAAGTATATGGCGTTATTGCGTGATACGGCTGTAATGTCCGTTGAGGACCTCGCCATGAAGCATCTTGGTGAAGACATCACTAAAGAAGAATTCTGGGCTAAAGGAGTAGCTCTTTGCGTGCAAGATGTCGAAGAGTTTTTGAAAATAGCTTCCGAAGAAAGGTGA
- a CDS encoding GNAT family protein: protein MILLEGRTCYLRILTEEDAVIFTELLIANKEFWTVFEPRHDPGYYTVSVQRNKIRESLYQMRDRREYNFGIFDAETSRLIGHISLYSIKRLPFSSGFVGYSIDERETGRGLATEAVQIVTKFAFETVSLHRVEAFVSPNNIGSVRVLENAGYVREGLLRKLLYINGSWEDHYMYASLSDDH from the coding sequence TTGATTCTGCTTGAAGGGCGAACTTGTTATTTACGTATTTTGACAGAAGAAGACGCCGTCATTTTTACTGAACTCCTTATTGCGAATAAAGAGTTTTGGACGGTATTCGAGCCGCGACATGATCCGGGCTATTACACGGTTTCTGTCCAGCGAAATAAAATTAGGGAATCCCTCTATCAAATGAGAGATCGGCGCGAATATAACTTTGGTATTTTTGACGCCGAAACAAGCAGGTTAATAGGCCATATTTCTCTATACAGTATTAAAAGGCTTCCATTCTCAAGCGGTTTTGTCGGATATTCGATTGACGAACGGGAAACGGGTAGGGGACTTGCAACTGAAGCGGTACAAATTGTGACAAAATTCGCGTTTGAAACGGTTTCATTGCATCGGGTTGAAGCTTTCGTTTCCCCGAATAATATTGGCTCCGTCAGAGTCCTTGAAAATGCAGGGTATGTCCGTGAAGGCTTGCTTAGGAAGCTATTGTACATTAATGGATCCTGGGAGGATCACTATATGTACGCAAGTCTATCAGATGATCATTGA
- a CDS encoding carbonic anhydrase produces MTILSEIIDFNKDFVQDEKFKEYETTKFPDKRIVMLTCMDTRLTELLPKAMNLKNGDAKIIKSAGAIVTHPFGSVMRSILVAIYQLKADEVYIIGHHDCGMSSVDTTSIVESMVERGIDKNLFTTLKYSGIDMKEWLRGFNDVTQSVKSSVDQVRNHPLMDRNVPVHGLVVDPHTGQLDIITNGYDYLVEN; encoded by the coding sequence ATGACAATTTTATCCGAAATCATCGATTTCAATAAAGACTTTGTACAAGATGAGAAATTCAAAGAATATGAAACAACAAAATTCCCCGACAAACGGATTGTTATGCTGACTTGCATGGACACAAGGTTGACAGAACTACTTCCAAAGGCCATGAACTTGAAGAATGGCGACGCCAAAATCATTAAAAGTGCTGGTGCCATTGTCACACACCCATTCGGTAGCGTAATGAGAAGTATCCTTGTCGCCATCTATCAATTAAAGGCGGACGAAGTATATATTATAGGACACCATGACTGTGGAATGAGTTCGGTCGATACTACTTCAATTGTTGAAAGTATGGTGGAAAGAGGAATTGATAAAAATCTATTTACTACATTGAAGTATTCCGGAATCGATATGAAAGAGTGGCTTCGAGGCTTTAACGACGTTACGCAAAGTGTGAAAAGCAGTGTAGATCAAGTACGGAATCACCCGCTAATGGACCGCAATGTTCCTGTTCATGGACTTGTCGTCGATCCCCACACGGGTCAACTGGATATCATAACAAATGGTTATGATTATCTTGTCGAAAATTGA
- a CDS encoding aminopeptidase, whose product MLSFEQKLENYASLVAEVGANIQKDQTLFISASIETVEFVRKVAEKAYSLGARQVIVDWSDDELVKLRYEKAPAESFSDFPEWKVMEREKLAEGGAAFVSIVSQSPDLLKGIEPSRIADAQKAAGKALSNYRKMLQADRFSWSVIAAPSKAWAAKMFPELGESEQVLALWEAIFKAVRADQADPVTAWKELDKTLNEKADYLNKKAYATLQYRAPGTNLTIDLPKGHIWAGGGSVNVDGNAFMANMPTEEVFTVPHKDGVNGYVKNTKPLSYGGNIIDDFTITFENGRITEISAGQGEEVLQRLIDTDEGAKHLGEVALVPHASPISESGLLFYNTLFDENASNHLAIGSAYSFCLEGGKTMSTEDLEKHGLNQSITHVDFMIGSAEMDIDGILPDGTVEPVFRNGNWAF is encoded by the coding sequence TTGTTGTCTTTCGAACAAAAATTGGAGAATTATGCAAGTCTCGTTGCTGAAGTTGGAGCGAATATCCAAAAGGATCAAACATTATTCATTAGTGCATCCATTGAAACTGTGGAATTTGTTAGGAAAGTGGCTGAAAAAGCATACTCTTTAGGCGCACGTCAAGTCATCGTGGATTGGTCCGATGATGAGTTAGTGAAACTACGGTATGAAAAGGCACCTGCTGAATCATTCTCCGATTTTCCTGAGTGGAAAGTAATGGAACGTGAAAAATTGGCTGAAGGTGGTGCTGCATTCGTTAGCATCGTATCCCAAAGCCCAGATTTACTGAAAGGTATCGAACCTTCCCGCATTGCGGATGCACAAAAAGCTGCTGGAAAAGCACTTAGCAATTACCGTAAAATGTTGCAAGCCGACCGATTCAGCTGGTCGGTCATTGCTGCACCTTCAAAAGCATGGGCAGCAAAGATGTTCCCTGAACTTGGGGAATCTGAGCAAGTATTAGCACTATGGGAAGCCATCTTTAAGGCGGTTCGTGCAGATCAGGCTGATCCGGTTACAGCATGGAAAGAGCTTGACAAAACGTTAAACGAAAAAGCTGATTACTTGAATAAAAAGGCGTATGCAACTTTGCAGTACAGAGCACCGGGAACTAATTTAACAATCGATTTGCCAAAAGGCCATATCTGGGCCGGCGGCGGAAGCGTCAATGTTGACGGAAATGCGTTCATGGCAAACATGCCTACCGAGGAAGTATTTACAGTCCCACATAAAGATGGTGTCAATGGCTATGTGAAAAACACAAAACCGCTAAGCTATGGTGGGAATATTATTGATGATTTCACAATAACGTTTGAAAATGGTCGAATTACGGAAATTAGTGCTGGACAAGGTGAAGAGGTTCTGCAACGTCTAATCGATACGGATGAAGGTGCTAAGCATCTTGGCGAAGTGGCTCTTGTTCCACATGCTTCTCCAATTTCCGAGTCCGGTCTACTCTTCTACAATACATTGTTCGATGAAAATGCATCAAATCACCTTGCTATCGGAAGTGCTTATTCATTCTGTTTGGAAGGCGGAAAAACAATGTCGACAGAGGATTTGGAGAAACACGGTCTGAACCAAAGTATTACACATGTCGACTTCATGATTGGCTCAGCAGAAATGGATATTGACGGTATTTTACCTGATGGAACTGTTGAACCTGTCTTCAGAAATGGAAACTGGGCATTCTAA
- the motA gene encoding flagellar motor stator protein MotA, with protein sequence MDLSTIVGLILGIVALFVGMAMKGVTPDNLLNPAAILIIIAGTIAAVVIAFPLKEIKRVPKLFGILFKEQNLNSDSDLIRMFSKWADIARREGLLSLEAQTDEIADPFLKNGLDLAIDGQNADYIRDVLTEEVEAMEERHTAGALIFSQAGTYAPTLGVLGAVVGLIAALKDMNDIEALGYAISAAFVATLLGIFTGYVLWHPFANKLKRKSREEVRQKMMMIEGILSVLEGEAPRTIEQKLVSYLSMEERRKFFAEKNSDKGEGQFVEET encoded by the coding sequence ATGGATTTATCAACCATTGTTGGACTTATTCTTGGCATAGTTGCGTTATTTGTCGGTATGGCGATGAAGGGCGTAACACCAGATAATTTACTTAATCCAGCTGCTATTCTTATAATCATTGCAGGTACGATTGCAGCTGTTGTCATTGCGTTTCCATTGAAGGAAATTAAACGGGTACCTAAGTTATTTGGGATTCTTTTCAAGGAACAAAATTTGAATTCCGATTCGGACTTGATAAGAATGTTTTCCAAATGGGCGGATATTGCAAGACGAGAAGGCTTATTGTCATTGGAAGCACAAACTGATGAAATTGCAGACCCATTCTTAAAGAACGGGCTTGACCTTGCCATAGACGGTCAAAACGCTGATTATATACGAGATGTCCTTACTGAAGAAGTAGAGGCAATGGAGGAAAGGCACACTGCTGGAGCACTCATTTTCAGTCAAGCGGGTACATATGCCCCTACATTAGGTGTATTAGGGGCGGTTGTGGGATTGATCGCCGCATTAAAAGATATGAACGATATTGAAGCACTTGGATATGCTATTTCAGCGGCTTTTGTAGCGACCTTGTTAGGGATTTTCACCGGATATGTTCTCTGGCATCCATTTGCTAACAAATTAAAAAGAAAATCGAGGGAAGAAGTCCGACAGAAAATGATGATGATTGAGGGCATCCTTTCTGTTCTTGAAGGAGAAGCACCACGGACTATCGAGCAAAAATTAGTTTCCTATCTATCAATGGAAGAGCGCCGCAAGTTCTTTGCAGAAAAAAATAGCGACAAGGGGGAGGGCCAATTTGTCGAGGAAACGTAA
- the motB gene encoding flagellar motor protein MotB, with product MSRKRKKKRDDGHVDESWLLPYSDLLTLLLALFIVLFASSSVDEKKLSRMSSVFSEIFDGGTGVMENTSPTPVPSYNTKGIEGNANPAYLEDQQTLEEIRSTLDDYIAVNELESQFQTQLTEEGLLVTIRDSILFESGKAMIKPEYSNLAKDIGNLLKFEKPRQIVVTGHTDNVPINNAEFPSNWELSMMRALNFLKVLIDTNNLDPQLFSAKGYGENKPVASNDTAEGRSKNRRVEVLIQPLVLKDGTSVE from the coding sequence TTGTCGAGGAAACGTAAGAAAAAACGAGACGACGGTCATGTCGATGAATCCTGGCTTTTACCATACTCGGATTTACTCACTCTGCTTTTGGCATTATTTATCGTGTTATTTGCATCAAGCTCGGTAGATGAAAAGAAGTTAAGTCGGATGTCATCCGTTTTTAGTGAGATATTCGATGGTGGGACAGGCGTTATGGAAAACACATCTCCTACACCAGTCCCTTCATACAACACGAAAGGGATTGAGGGAAATGCAAATCCAGCTTATTTGGAGGATCAGCAAACACTGGAGGAAATCCGGTCAACGTTAGATGACTATATCGCTGTAAATGAATTGGAAAGCCAATTTCAAACCCAACTGACCGAAGAAGGCCTATTGGTTACAATACGTGATAGCATTCTTTTTGAATCAGGGAAAGCGATGATTAAACCGGAGTATTCGAATTTGGCGAAGGATATTGGCAATCTCCTCAAATTTGAAAAGCCGAGGCAAATTGTCGTAACGGGGCATACGGATAATGTTCCGATTAATAATGCAGAATTCCCATCGAACTGGGAACTCAGTATGATGCGTGCCCTCAATTTTTTAAAGGTCTTAATTGATACGAATAATCTTGATCCACAGCTTTTTAGTGCAAAAGGTTACGGGGAAAACAAGCCAGTCGCATCAAACGACACAGCAGAGGGCAGAAGTAAGAACCGTCGTGTAGAAGTGCTTATACAACCCCTTGTACTTAAAGACGGAACATCAGTTGAATAA
- a CDS encoding DUF1128 domain-containing protein, whose protein sequence is MDLTQPTAENVSYMIDKIKEKLRMVNVDAMKADNFDTDRYEDLVYMYEMVMKRDTITPNEMQAIAAELGSLRKA, encoded by the coding sequence ATGGATTTAACTCAACCAACAGCTGAAAATGTTTCCTATATGATTGATAAGATCAAAGAGAAACTAAGAATGGTAAACGTAGATGCTATGAAGGCGGATAACTTCGATACGGATCGTTATGAAGATTTGGTTTACATGTATGAGATGGTCATGAAGAGGGATACGATCACTCCTAACGAAATGCAAGCCATTGCCGCTGAACTTGGTTCACTTAGAAAAGCGTAG
- a CDS encoding sodium:alanine symporter family protein, whose protein sequence is MDAITGFLDTVGGYVWGPPLLVLLVGTGIYLTARLGFIQVRLLPYSLKQVFSRRHDKKADGDISQFQALMTAMAATVGVGNIVGVATAVYMGGPGAIFWMWLAGFFGMATKYGEAILAVKYRVKDSKGEMAGGPMYYLEHGLKQKWLGVLFAIFGALAAFGIGNGTQSKAVADVMKSTFNVPHLATGIVLLIFGALVILGGIKVIGRVTAFFVPIMALFYFIAGAIVMIMNINLVPEAFATIFKFAFTGEAAVGGAIGAAIRFGVARGLFSNEAGLGSAPIAAAAAKTDMPGRQALISMTQVFFDTLVICSITGVTIVMSGQWKDKSIGAGSLTAEAFGEFLGGAGPMIVAIGIIFFATSTILGWGYYGEKCFQYLFPKHGAVLGYRIAFVAFIIVGSVASLEVVWALADVLNGLMAIPNLIGLLGLSGVIILETKRFKAKIDEEKAAEKLGKAVDTTAK, encoded by the coding sequence ATGGATGCAATTACTGGTTTTTTAGACACGGTAGGCGGATATGTTTGGGGACCACCTCTTCTTGTCCTACTAGTAGGAACGGGTATCTATTTAACAGCAAGACTCGGATTTATACAAGTACGGTTATTGCCTTATTCCTTGAAACAAGTATTTTCACGTAGACATGATAAAAAAGCGGATGGCGATATTTCGCAGTTCCAGGCACTTATGACCGCAATGGCGGCAACGGTAGGTGTCGGTAATATCGTCGGTGTGGCTACTGCGGTTTACATGGGTGGTCCGGGGGCTATCTTTTGGATGTGGCTTGCCGGATTCTTTGGGATGGCAACGAAATATGGGGAAGCCATCCTCGCAGTTAAATACCGCGTAAAGGATTCCAAAGGCGAAATGGCCGGTGGACCAATGTACTATTTGGAACACGGCTTGAAACAAAAATGGCTTGGTGTCCTATTTGCTATATTTGGTGCTCTCGCTGCATTCGGTATCGGTAACGGAACGCAATCGAAAGCCGTTGCAGACGTTATGAAGAGTACTTTCAATGTGCCACATTTAGCTACAGGAATTGTCCTTTTGATTTTCGGTGCGCTTGTAATCCTTGGGGGGATTAAAGTTATCGGACGTGTTACTGCGTTCTTCGTACCGATCATGGCACTCTTCTATTTCATAGCCGGTGCAATTGTCATGATTATGAACATCAATTTAGTTCCTGAAGCATTCGCGACTATTTTCAAATTTGCATTTACTGGTGAAGCTGCTGTAGGTGGTGCAATTGGGGCGGCAATCCGCTTCGGGGTTGCCCGCGGACTCTTCTCAAACGAAGCGGGTCTTGGTTCTGCTCCTATAGCTGCTGCTGCTGCGAAAACAGACATGCCTGGTCGTCAGGCACTCATTTCAATGACGCAAGTATTTTTCGATACACTCGTTATCTGTTCAATTACAGGAGTCACAATCGTAATGTCTGGCCAATGGAAAGATAAATCAATTGGAGCTGGGTCATTGACTGCCGAAGCTTTCGGTGAATTCTTAGGTGGAGCCGGGCCGATGATCGTTGCAATTGGTATCATTTTCTTCGCCACTTCCACAATTCTTGGTTGGGGCTATTATGGAGAAAAATGCTTCCAATACCTCTTCCCTAAACATGGAGCAGTATTGGGCTACCGTATTGCCTTTGTTGCGTTCATCATTGTCGGATCCGTTGCGTCCCTTGAAGTTGTTTGGGCACTTGCGGACGTCTTGAACGGCCTAATGGCTATCCCGAACTTGATTGGTCTTCTTGGATTGTCTGGAGTTATCATTTTGGAAACTAAACGATTCAAAGCGAAGATTGACGAAGAGAAGGCAGCTGAAAAGCTTGGAAAAGCGGTTGACACTACAGCTAAATAA
- a CDS encoding YtxH domain-containing protein, which translates to MGNSKFGKFIILGAILGGAISLYDKGTRRHLKGNTDRMVSQVKYYSKNPDVLKEKLQQQKDKYMSIYEQISGDATYIKNQVAELKALTPQVKELVVDTKEAFVESKEEYKEIVNEQKEGMETKKI; encoded by the coding sequence GTGGGAAATAGCAAATTTGGGAAATTTATTATTTTGGGAGCAATCTTAGGTGGGGCAATCAGTTTGTACGACAAAGGCACTCGCCGACATCTGAAGGGAAATACGGATAGGATGGTTTCTCAGGTGAAATATTATTCAAAAAATCCGGATGTACTAAAGGAGAAGTTACAGCAACAAAAAGATAAATACATGTCGATTTATGAACAAATATCTGGTGATGCTACATATATCAAAAACCAGGTTGCCGAATTGAAAGCACTAACTCCACAGGTGAAAGAGTTGGTTGTCGATACAAAAGAGGCATTTGTTGAGTCGAAAGAAGAATACAAAGAAATTGTTAACGAACAAAAAGAAGGTATGGAAACAAAAAAGATATAA